DNA from Bacillota bacterium:
AGCAGGGCCCGGCCGATGGCCAGCATCTGCTGTTCGCCGCCCGAGCAATACCCCGCCAGGCGGTGGCGCAGTTCGGCGAGGCGAGGGAAGTACCCGTACACCCGCCTCAGTTCGCGTGTCCAGGCGCCGTCCCGGCGGCTGGCCGCCCCCACGCGCAGGTTCTCCTCGACGGTGAGGTGCTTGAAAATGCGCCGGCCCTCAAGCACCTGAACGACGCCGAGCCGCACGATCGCCTCCGGCGCTAGGCGGTCGAGGCGCCTCCCCTCCAGGTCCACGCTGCCCTGGCGCACCCGCCCGTCCTCGGTATCCAGCAGGCCCGAGATGGCCCGAAGGGTCGTGGTTTTCCCGGCCCCGTTGGTGCCCAGCAGGGCCACGATCTCGCCCCGGCTTATGGAGAGCGAGACCCCCTTGAGCACCAGGATGACGTCGTGGTAGACGACCTCGATGTTGTTGACGGTCAGCACGGCCGGGCCCGCATCTCACCGCAGCGCCCGGAACTGGCCGATGTAATCGAGCCGGTTGTCCCGGGCGCTGAGCCGGTAGAGCAACACGTAGTCGGCGCCCCAGTGGCGCTGCGGCGTGAACGT
Protein-coding regions in this window:
- a CDS encoding ATP-binding cassette domain-containing protein, coding for MLTVNNIEVVYHDVILVLKGVSLSISRGEIVALLGTNGAGKTTTLRAISGLLDTEDGRVRQGSVDLEGRRLDRLAPEAIVRLGVVQVLEGRRIFKHLTVEENLRVGAASRRDGAWTRELRRVYGYFPRLAELRHRLAGYCSGGEQQMLAIGRALL